One window of Phoenix dactylifera cultivar Barhee BC4 chromosome 5, palm_55x_up_171113_PBpolish2nd_filt_p, whole genome shotgun sequence genomic DNA carries:
- the LOC120110766 gene encoding uncharacterized protein LOC120110766 — METLTQSEKYSLLVFCLLGALLVSQRGLSPMRWRRERQRGKEMEAATPEVVRKAERLVVSTMGGRDASHDAAHAFFVHDLALSLAEEKGLDSFPQSLEIARHCLMLHIWWKYGPILHDLSYCHDRVYQSKHIWRKMKSRLQLIISMRNFSN, encoded by the exons ATGGAAACCCTGACTCAATCTGAAAAATATTCACTTCTCGTCTTCTGTCTCCTGGGAGCCCTCCTTGTCTCCCAGCGCGGCTTGTCTCCCATGCGATGgcggagagagagacagagaggaaAGGAGATGGAGGCGGCGACGCCGGAGGTGGTAAGGAAGGCGGAGAGGCTGGTGGTTTCGACCATGGGAGGGCGCGACGCCTCCCACGACGCGGCCCACGCCTTCTTCGTCCACGACCTGGCCCTCTCCCTCGCCGAAGAAAAGGGCTTGGATTCCTTCCCTCAAAGCTTGGAGATAGCAAG GCATTGCTTGATGCTTCACATTTGGTGGAAGTATGGACCAATACTGCATGACCTAAGCTATTGCCATGACAGGGTTTATCAAAGCAAGCATATTTGGAGAAAGATGAAAAGCAGACTACAATTAATCATTTCCATGAGAAACTTTTCAAACTGA
- the LOC103716594 gene encoding uncharacterized protein LOC103716594 yields MQTVRVRRNGNSFHFSEGLMEREFDSFATIPASSSSSLPSSSSSSPMGVNYIEHRVSKMDTLAGVAIKYGVEVADIRRLNGLVTDLQMFGHKSLQIPLPGKHPPSQILSNGSANNGEQQTPPHQPHIDVLDSFQSLKLKPPPYKISPAMSSLQGYYRLTRPRSGPTPEGSEVAVYKTRRFLCLENEQLPGESPISDPIHSWNQRTGSVANGFSSENGEVVEDKIVEAVDNSDAERSIRRRQKSDALPSQQMPELFLEDSSGGFAGRAAKGLAVRPKSGSRTDMDMGRGNGVSFGDSSMAGGFSAVRKSSSTSNLQDADSSSSIWSTSKWTLKPEALARPLFDGLPKPIAAWRNNKAARD; encoded by the exons ATGCAGACGGTGAGAGTGAGAAGGAATGGAAATTCTTTCCATTTTTCTGAGGGTTTGATGGAGAGAGAGTTTGATAGCTTTGCGACGATCCCAGCGTCCTCCTCTTCGTCtctgccttcttcttcctcttcttcgccgATGGGTGTTAATTATATCGAGCACCGGGTCTCGAAGATGGATACGCTTGCCGGCGTTGCCATAAAGTATGGTGTCGAG GTAGCAGACATAAGACGACTGAATGGTTTGGTGACAGATCTTCAGATGTTTGGTCACAAATCATTACAGATTCCTCTGCCAGGAAAGCATCCTCcatctcaaattctttcaaatggTTCAGCTAATAACGG AGAACAACAGACTCCTCCCCATCAGCCTCATATTGATGTCTTGGATTCATTCCAATCGCTCAAGTTGAAACCCCCTCCATATAAAATCTCCCCAGCTATGAGCAGTTTACAGGGATACTATCGCCTCACACGCCCTAGAAGCGGTCCAACACCCGAAGGCAGCGAAGTGGCTGTGTACAAAACACGCAGATTCCTCTGCTTGGAGAATGAACAGTTGCCGGGAGAGTCGCCAATCTCTGACCCAATTCATAGCTGGAATCAGAGGACTGGAAGTGTGGCAAATGGATTCTCATCAGAAAATGGTGAGGTTGTCGAGGACAAAATAGTTGAAGCTGTCGACAACAGTGATGCTGAGAGATCTATTAGGAGGCGTCAAAAGTCTGATGCTCTTCCATCACAGCAGATGCCAGAACTATTTTTGGAGGATAGCTCTGGGGGATTTGCAGGGAGGGCAGCGAAAGGCCTGGCCGTGAGGCCGAAATCAGGGAGCAGAACAGATATGGATATGGGTCGCGGAAATGGCGTTTCTTTTGGAGACTCCTCCATGGCTGGTGGATTTTCTGCTGTCCGTAAATCATCCAGCACTTCCAATTTGCAAGACGCTGACAGCAGCTCCTCCATATGGTCGACGAGCAAGTGGACTTTGAAACCTGAAGCTCTTGCTAGGCCTCTTTTTGATGGCTTGCCAAAGCCCATAGCTGCATGGAGGAATAATAAAGCTGCTCGGGATTAG